Proteins from a genomic interval of Streptomyces fodineus:
- a CDS encoding glycoside hydrolase produces the protein MNSTTSHRAVRTRNRRIAALALLGAGAATLYGVTWGSASGAGHPGVRANGTTVYVPVTGGTAEVRADSLAVEVAADDGRRLALSAPAAGALGRLGPISVDGGTAHWTLPDRHLKVTAAAEQGRLKVTVHSDREGTTLAWPATGADPAASAVQIPRGEGLGVPAADPWWNTNANGLAGHTYDLTADLTMPLWGYTLGSHGVSYLVPHPAGTSLGFTSVGGRLRGTSAHTFSPREGTEDYTVTFALTDPSPVAPALDYRRWLADHGQLVTLNHKIAANPRVARLLGAFHAYTWGTTRTAQGVQRMKALGFTRMWLGYDADGHPMDAPAVAAAKRAGYLSGPYDSFANGQDPATSDAPTSTWPSPVYPDYCVRNADGSVKAGFHDRGCYLSSQAFQQSEPTEHHLARRTGQMTANGADSYFLDVDAAGELFDDHAPSHPMNRQQDQANRIARMGALSGPDKLVLGSESAGSWASPVIAFSHGSQTPVADGLWPLERDKSVWGGYAPAGAPGTFFKPVTLPPDLVKAMFDPRYRIPLYETALHDSLVNADRWELPYTKFPALQTDRALLAILYNTPLNLVLDGPTLDAQGRRLASLQRYFAPLHQAAGTRPMTGFRLLTPDHRVQQSTFGDGVLRVTANFGTKAYGSLPAGCVDATLRGDHQPRRLCPARDSNQ, from the coding sequence ATGAACTCCACGACTTCTCATCGTGCGGTCCGCACCCGCAACCGGCGCATCGCCGCGCTCGCGCTGCTCGGCGCCGGTGCCGCGACACTGTACGGGGTGACCTGGGGGTCCGCCTCGGGTGCCGGCCACCCGGGCGTCCGAGCCAACGGCACGACGGTCTACGTGCCCGTCACCGGAGGCACGGCCGAGGTCCGGGCGGACTCCCTCGCGGTGGAGGTGGCAGCCGACGACGGCCGCCGCCTTGCGCTCTCCGCGCCCGCCGCGGGGGCGCTCGGCCGCCTGGGGCCGATCTCCGTCGACGGTGGTACGGCCCACTGGACCCTGCCCGACCGGCACCTGAAGGTCACCGCCGCCGCGGAACAGGGGCGGCTCAAGGTCACCGTGCACAGCGACCGGGAAGGCACCACGCTGGCCTGGCCGGCCACCGGCGCCGACCCCGCCGCATCCGCCGTGCAGATCCCGCGCGGCGAGGGGCTCGGTGTCCCCGCCGCCGATCCGTGGTGGAACACCAACGCCAACGGACTGGCCGGCCACACCTACGACCTCACGGCCGATCTCACGATGCCGCTCTGGGGCTACACCCTCGGCAGCCACGGCGTCAGCTACCTCGTCCCCCACCCCGCGGGCACCTCGCTCGGCTTCACCTCGGTCGGCGGGCGGCTGCGGGGCACCAGCGCGCACACCTTCTCCCCGCGCGAGGGCACCGAGGACTACACCGTCACCTTCGCCCTCACCGACCCGTCCCCGGTCGCCCCCGCACTGGACTACCGCCGGTGGCTGGCGGACCACGGCCAACTCGTCACCCTCAACCACAAGATCGCCGCCAACCCCAGGGTCGCCCGGCTCCTCGGCGCCTTCCACGCCTACACCTGGGGCACCACCCGCACGGCCCAGGGAGTCCAGCGGATGAAGGCACTCGGCTTCACCCGGATGTGGCTCGGCTACGACGCCGACGGGCACCCGATGGACGCTCCGGCGGTCGCCGCAGCCAAGCGAGCGGGGTATCTGTCCGGCCCGTACGACTCCTTCGCCAACGGCCAGGACCCGGCCACCTCCGACGCGCCGACCTCGACGTGGCCGTCCCCGGTGTACCCGGACTACTGCGTGCGGAACGCCGACGGCTCGGTGAAGGCGGGCTTTCACGACCGCGGCTGCTACCTCAGCTCGCAGGCCTTCCAGCAGAGCGAGCCGACCGAGCACCACCTGGCGCGGCGTACGGGCCAGATGACCGCCAACGGCGCCGACAGCTACTTCCTCGACGTCGACGCGGCGGGTGAGCTCTTCGACGACCATGCGCCCTCGCACCCCATGAACCGGCAGCAGGACCAGGCCAACCGCATCGCCCGGATGGGCGCCCTGTCCGGCCCCGACAAGCTGGTCCTCGGCTCGGAGAGTGCCGGAAGCTGGGCGAGTCCGGTCATCGCCTTCAGCCACGGCTCACAGACCCCGGTCGCCGACGGGCTGTGGCCGCTGGAGCGCGACAAGTCCGTCTGGGGCGGCTACGCGCCGGCCGGCGCGCCCGGCACCTTCTTCAAGCCGGTCACTCTCCCGCCGGACCTGGTCAAGGCCATGTTCGACCCCCGCTACCGCATACCGCTCTACGAAACCGCGCTGCACGATTCGCTGGTCAACGCCGACCGCTGGGAACTGCCGTACACCAAGTTCCCCGCGCTGCAGACCGATCGAGCACTGCTCGCGATCCTGTACAACACGCCGCTCAACCTCGTCCTCGACGGCCCCACTCTGGACGCCCAGGGCCGCCGCCTCGCCTCGCTGCAGCGCTACTTCGCCCCACTGCACCAGGCCGCGGGCACCCGGCCGATGACCGGCTTCCGCCTGCTCACCCCGGACCACAGGGTCCAGCAGTCGACGTTCGGCGACGGCGTGCTACGCGTCACCGCCAACTTCGGTACGAAGGCCTACGGTTCCCTGCCGGCAGGCTGTGTCGACGCGACGCTGCGCGGCGACCACCAGCCCCGCAGGCTCTGCCCGGCGCGGGACTCAAACCAGTAG